The Methanobacterium alcaliphilum genomic interval GCTTACGTTGGAGACATGGCGAAAGGTATTCACAACGGCGAAAAAGATCTTGTTATGGCTAATGCCCGTAAAAAACTCAACTGGGAAGCACAATACGATGCATCACTTTGTCCAGCTGAAGCACGTAAAAAACGGGACGAAAGACCACCAGAAGACCCAGACACATGTACCATGTGCGGTGACTACTGTGCGGTTAAAATCGTGAATGAATGGTTAGACAACGCTGAAGTTGACGTGTTTGATTAATAATTATTAATTAAACCATTTTTCATTCTTTATTGATTTAGAATTTTTTTATAAAATATTTTTTATATTCTTATTTTCAATATTAACACATATTATTCTATTAATTAAAATAAAGAATATAATAAAACTAATAAATACTCTATTTGTATTTAATAAATCAATAATTTAAAATTATTAAATAAATAACAATTACAATTTTAAAATAAAGGTGATTTGATTGAAACACTGGATAGAAAGGATAGCTTACGAATTAAAAGAGTGGGATGTGGCTGAACATGTGGTGGCCAGTGGAACATCCATCTCTGGATCAATACACATTGGAAACTCTTGCGACGTTTTTATTGCTAATTCCGTTGGTAAAGCATTGAAGCGAGAAGGAGCTAAATCCAAGACTATATGGATAGCTGATGACCATGATCCACTCCGTAAAGTCCCATATCCTCTTCCAGAAAGTTATGAAAAATATTTAGGGATTCCTTATTCCCAAATTCCCTGCCCAGAAGACTGCTGTGATAGTTTTGTAGAACACTTCCAGAAACCATTTCTAGAAACTCTAGATGATTTCGGTATAGAATTAGAAACATATTCCGGAGCCCAAATGTACAAAGACGGGCTTTATGATGATTACATACGAATTTCACTTGAAAAAGCGCCTGAGATAAGGGAAATTTTTAACAAGTACCGGGAACACCCATTAGCTGATGATTGGTTGCCTTACAATCCCATCTGTCAAGAATGTGGGCGAGTAAATACTACTTTTGCTTATGATTATGATGGGGATACTGTATCGTATCGTTGCCAATGTGGTTTTGATGGAACCATGGATATCACTTCAGGTAATGGTAAACTTACCTGGAGAGTAGAATGGGCTGCTCGATGGAAGATATTTGGCATAACTTGTGAACCTTTTGGAAAAGATCATGCTGCCAGCGGAGGGTCTTATGACGTAAGTAGTGTTATTTCCCAGAAAATTTTTGATTACAAAGCACCGTACCCTGTTCCTTATGAGTGGATTACTCTTAAAGGAGATGCTATGAGTAAATCACAAGGTGTTTTCTTCACTCCGGGCCAATGGTTAGAAATTGGACCTGCTGAAAGCTTAAACTATTTCTTATTTAGAAGTAAACCCATGAAACACAAGGATTTCAATCCAGAAATGCCATTTTTAGATTTCATAGAACAATTTGATAGAGTAGAGCAGATTTTCTTTGGAAAAGAAGAAGCGGCCTCCGAAAAAGAGGAGAAAAAGCTTAAAAAAATATATCAAATGTCCCAAATCAATGAAGAAACGGATATACCATTTAGACCATCATACAGGTTCTTAACTGTGGCTTATCAAATTGCAGGAGATAATCTTGATAAAATCTTTGAGATCTTAAAGAGGAATTCCCAGTTACCTGATAAAATGGGAGCCATGTCCTTTGCAGAGCTGAGTGATAACCAAAAAGATCAACTAGAAAAAAGAGTTACGCAGGTTAAAAACTGGTTGGAAACTTATGCTCCAGGATTTGTCAAGTTCCAGGTCCAGGAGAAACTACCTGCAGTAGATTTATCTCCCGCACAAGTTGGTTTCTTAAAAGATATGGCAGATTTGATTGAGGCAAAGGATATTAATCCTGAACAGCTCCATGACGAGATGTATAATATATTACGAAACCATGATTTAAAGCCTCAAAAAGCATTTCAAGCATTATACAGAGTATTAATTGGTAAAAAAATGGGACCCCGTGCAGCTTCGTTTATACTGTCATTAGATAAAGATTTTGTTATTAAAAGATTGCGAAGGGAAGAATAAACCCGCATTCTATTCAGGAAGATTTAATGAAAGTTAATATAGTTGAAAGGGAAGTAATGGACCCATTGGCTGAACCAGAAGGGATGAAATTAATTTTAAACAACATCCCTTCACAAATCCGTGCAATTTCTCTTTTTGACAATACTAAACCCGGTGCCGATGTGATTCTGGAAACCATTGCATCAAAATTAAATAATTTAAAGATAATCAACTCAGAAAAACCGGCTGGTGCCCCAGCAAGTAAATACCAATTAAAAAAAGCAACTGAAGGTGATGTCTCTATTCTGGCCTTAGGGGACTGTGGATCCTGCACCACATGGGTGATTTTAGATGCTATCCGATTAGAAAAAAAGGGAATTCCCACAATTTCTATTTGTTCAGATAAATTTTCTTCTTTTGCTCGCAATTTAGCTCAAGCACATGGCGCTAAAGATTTAAGAATAATAGAAATTTCACACCCCCTATCTGGTAAAAAAGCAGAAGAGGTTGAAGAAAAAACATTTAAAATAATTCCTGAGTTGAAAAAAATTCTTTTTAATTCTTAAAAAATATTTCTGCTGCATTATATTATACATAATTATTATAATAACCACCACTAATAGAAAAATTTAAATATCTAAACTTTTACATTATACTTGTATCATTAGTAGGTATGTGCAGTTAACCACGGCCCTGTTAAAATATTGTTAATAGGGCCGGCACTCCATTAAAAATGAAAAAAAGGTTCATATGAAGTTTAATAAATTATTATTTTTAATAATAGTATTTTTAACACTAATTATCAGTTTAAATTCTATTAATGTACATGCACAAACATGTGACATTTCGAATAAAATATTAGACCCCCACGTGAGAGGGGATGTTTATTTAAATCCCCTAATCCAAACATATCTAACAAAAAATTCATTAAATGAACAAAGAAATATTAAATATATTAGCGGATCCCGAGTCTACTGTTTGGGAAATGGAAAAGGAAAAAAAATATTGATATGTGGCGGGATACATGGTGATGAAGTTCAAGGATCACTATCTGTTTTAGAATTTTTATATTATATACAAAGAAAGGAGCCCACAGGGACTTTATATATCATACCATTTGCCATACCGGTAGATACTGAAAAAAATACCAGGACTTATAATGATTCTGGATTGGTTTATGATCCCAACCGTAAAGCAAACATTAATGGAACCCCTGTAAATAAAATCCTCAAATTTGCAGTTTCTCATAAAGTTAAATACATTATTGATGTGCATTCTGGAACAGGAGTTAGTAAAAATGGGATGGTCTATTACCAAACAAATTTTGAGAAAAACTGGGCCGCATTCATTAAACAAAAAACGAAGAGTACCCTCAAAACCAACCCCCAAAAAGGAACTTTAAGATCTGAAGCCCGTGCCAAAAAAATCAATGCTATAGTTCTTGAGGTAGAGAAAAAATCTCAAGGGGTGGATTTACCGGTTCAAAAAGAGTTAGATATGATAAAAAGGGCTTATACTTATCTCATGATGATTAAATAAAAAAAATGCATTAATTTTAATTATTAGTTTTTAAATAGTAGTTACTTGCAACAAATTAAATATATTTTTTTGATTTTTTTATCTTAATACCAAATTATCAATTGGAGATTTCATGAAACAAAAAATTGACAAAACATGCGGCTGTTTAATTGAAGATATTCTATCCGAAGCCCCTGAAACTCCTCAAAAAGGAATAATGCAGAAATCAGACAGATTATGTTCTACCTCGAGTAGTGATATGGAAGTTTTCATTGGCCCTGATGTGGAGAAAATTAGTCTAGATTTTTATCAGAAAAAATATACTGATGGACTCCCTATTATACCACCTACCCCAGAAAGGGTGAGAAAATTTTATAAATATAGCAAACAGAAACCTCAAGAAGTTACTGCGGTCTTACCGCCACTTCAGGGCAAAGCGACTGTAGAAAAGATTGCTATAAATTCCGTTATGGCTGGTTGTTTACCATTATTTATGCCCATAATTGAAACTGCTATTTCTTCAATAAGTCAAGAAAAATTTAACCTAGCTGGAATCAATGCCACCACCCACCCCGTAGCAATTTGTACCATAGTTAATGGACCAGTATCTAAAGAATTAGAGTTTAATTCTGCTGCAGGTTGTCTTGGTCCTGGAAATCTAGCCAATTCAACCATTGGTAGAGCCTTGAGATTTTGTTTGATGAATATTGCAGGTGCAGTTCCCTCCATCGGAGATCACGCCACCATGGGGTCTCCTGCTAAATACAGCTATTGTTTTAGTGAAAATGAAGAAGAAAGTCCATGGCCTGCCTTACATGTTGAGCGAGGTCATCCCAAAGACAGCAGCACTGTTACTGTGTTGGGAATGGAAGCACCGCACAATGTAAATGATCATCGCAGTCAAAGCGGAAAAGATCTTTTAGACACTATCATCCACACTGCTTCCACTGCAGGATGCAATAATAGCCATGTTCCAGGCGAACTACTAGTGATTATGAGTCCAGAACACACCAAAACTTTGGTTGATGATGAGTGGTCCAAGATAGATATTAAAAAATATATTCATGAAAATACCATGGTTCCTGTAAAGTTAGGAGATCGCGGTGGCCGTCGACTAGATAAAAAATGGGTAAAAAAAGATATGGTCCATATAACCCGATCTTTAGAAGATGTGGTTTTAGTGGTAGCTGGCGGAACTGGAAGACATACCATGGTGGCCCATGGATTTGGAACTTCTTGCCAGTCCATAACTACCCCTTTAACCTTAAAAGATGGTTCTTATGTTAAATCTGTGAAGGATTATATTAAATAAAATAATTTTTTTGTATATGAAAATTAAAAAGAAGTCTATTTTTTTAAATCTGTTAATCCACCCACTCTCTCCAGTTCCGCATTCCATATTTCCGGATTATTTTTTATATAATCTTCCAGAAGTTGACGACACTCCTCAAGACCTAGATTAATAACTTCCACACCATTTGATTCTAAAAGGACTTCAGCACCCATAAGAGTAGTATTTTCACCAATCACTACACGTGGAATTTTATATAACAATACTGCCCCAGAACACATGGGACAGGGGGATAAAGTAGTATAAAGTGTAGATTTTTGATAATTAATTCCTTTTAAACGGCCTGCATTTTCTAATGCATCCATTTCACCGTGCAAAATAACTGAATTATTTTGTAACAGATGGTTATAACCCCTACCAACTATTTTATCATTCACAACCAGTATTGCCCCAATAGGGACTCCACCCTCTTTTAAAGATTTTTTAGCTTCTTTAATGGCTTCTTTCATGAATTGAGTGTCATTCATTAAATCGCCTAAAAAGTAGATTATTAAAAATATATTAAAATATTTAAAAAAAAATTATTTTTGGAACCTTTTACGATCCCTTAATTCCTGCATTTTACCCGGGTTCCATCCACCAGAAGCTGATTTAGCCCGCCCTACCTGCTGAACATATCCTGTGATTCGGTCATACCATTCCACGTCTTTTGTTTCACCACAAGTCGGACATTGATTATTCAATCCTTTCATTAGGGTTTTGCAGTTTATACAGAAACTTAATGCTGAACTATATGCCCAGAATCCAATATCTGATTTTCGAACCATCTTATCAGTTAAGCTCATGAGGGAATCAGCACTGGAATAGGATTCTCCCATGAACGCATGGAAGATGTGGCCTCCCGGTGTGAGTTCGTGGAATTTTTCCTCTAACTTTATTTTTTCTGGTAAGAGAACATTTGAATTTACTGGAACGTGAGAGGAGTTAGTATAATAATGAGCTCCTTTATCTCCCTGTACAACTGCTTGGTCCTTAAATTTATCCATATCAAGCGTAGCAAACCGATAAGCTGTGGATTCCGCAGGAGTTTGAAGTACTGACCACCTGAGTCCAGTTTCATTTTTCAACTTCTCAGCCCGATCATTCATGTGCTCCAATATTTTCACTCCGAGCTTATGGGAATCCGCATCTTCAATGCCTCGGCCAGTATATGCTTTGAGCATTTCATTTAATCCTACGAATCCAAATGAAACCGTGGAGTTCTCAATACGATAGTACATATCCTCGCCAAATTTTTGGTGTAAAAATGGTAAGAGGTTGTACTCATTTAGACAATTAATAGCCTGTTCTCTTCTCAGCAATAAAACGTTAACTGCCATATCCATATATGAATCAAGGTATTCATATATTTCCGAATCGTCTCGGGATTGATATGCTATACGTGGTAAATTCAATGTAACATATGCCAAATTACCTGTTCTAAGACAGTCTTTTTCCCAGTCTCCAGTCCAGTTGTCCTGCAAGGCAGTTCTACAACCCATATAATTGGCCATATCACCCCTGTAACTGGCCAACATATTTACAAAGTAAGCTGTCCCGTATTTGGCTGAAAGTTCATGCACCCTCATAAGGTCTTCTTCCATCTCAGACTTTAAAGTCTCCTTTCGGATGTTGTAAATAGTATTGGGGAAAAGGTGGGGTTTACCATCTGAATCTCCTTCCAATAAAGTTTCAGTGAATGCTCTCTGCAGCATCCTGGTTTCTTCCTCAAAGTCACCATAAGTTCCAACTAATTGTCCTTTTGGCCCATATGCTTCTTCTTCTTGAAGGAACTTAGGAACATTGAATTCCAAGTTAAGACTTGTGAACGGAACCTGGGATCCTCTAGCAGCATAAGCCATGTTTAAATTGAATACAAGCATCTGAACAGCTTGTTTTACCTTTTCATATGACATTCCACGGGCAAATGGTGCTACAAAAACGTTCCAAAGACTCATGGCCTGACCACCACTCATATTTTGTTGAGCAGCCAGCATAATTTCCCCCGCATGATTCATGAGGGTTTCCATGTGTTTAGGAGGTCCTGCTACTGACGTGTGGTCACCAGTACCATCAACTTTTAGTCCATGTCGTATAAATAACCTTAAATCATGCTGTAAGCAGTTTAATGGTCTTCCTGCGAAGAATTCTAAGTCGTGAATGTGAATATCTCCGGACATATGGGCATCAGCCAGTTCATTAGGAAGGATCTTTAATAAAGCATACTGTTTAAGGGCTTCATCAGCAACGTACTTATGAACAGTTTCCGGGTTGTGAATCATGTTTGCATTGTCCCGGGATCCGTTTTCAATTAAATTAGTAATATTATAAACAGGAATACCCAGCCGAGTATATTTCCTACGTAGGGTTTCTAATCCGTGCTCAACTAGTTTGGTGTTTACAATTTCCCTTATCATAGGGGCAGTGAGATAATCTACATTAAGCTTTTTCAGCTCTTTCCAGACATCGGTGGCGATTTCATATGCTAATTCTTCAGATGCGCCTGTTTCTACAATTAATGTCTTTTCAATTTTGGTCTGGTCGAATGTTTCGATTTTATCTTTGGTAGTGCGTACCCTCAGTTTATTGGTAGCCAGATACTTATCTGCAGCAGATTCTTTAATCCCTTTTAAAGAATCATATACCAATATCTTAATCTCCGCTGTTGTTATACCGTTGTAGGCAGCAGTAGCTACCTGAGAAGCTATTTTCTCAGAAGCCCATAACGGGGCTCCCACCATCAGTAGTGACTTGACTAACTTATCGTGGCTAAACTTTTCATGCATGCCATTGTTTTTTAAGACACATGTTTCGGCCTTAGTTGGCATAGCAGCTATAATACGCGCATCCTTCATTACATCATCACCCATATGTTGAAAAAAAGAATATTGTTCATAAAAAGCAATATTCATTCTAAATTAAATCAATTTAATACAATTTTATATAGACTATTTTTTGTTTCAGAGGATATATAAATTATTTCATCATTCGCTTTTTCAATTTTTAAGTCAAATTAAATTATTATTAATATTTATGCCCTCACACCCCCACCTAAGGAGAATTTTTGAAAATTTTTTTATAAAAATACGTCCAGAGAGCTTTGTTTGGATTTATCACTCTCAAATAAGGAATTTATACCAAATTCGATTATTTCAATTCTCTGCATCAGATAAGGATCTATAGGATACCGACTGGCTAAATCTTTAGATATTTCCAGATATTTGACTACAGAACCCTTTGAAACACTTAATATTAGATTACTTCCACATTTGCACTTACCAGTGAGTGGAATGCGCCGATATTTCTTATTACATTTGGTACATCGCACTTTCTGCCTTGAAAATGCCCGGGTATTTCCCATCATATCTGGCAAAAAGTGAGACATGAGCACACCCTCCACAACTCCTCTTTGGTCAACTGCTCTAATCTTTTCAGCCATTGTAATCTGAGACTCAACCTTCTCTTTCATGGTAGGCAATGTCTTATATAAACAAACCTTTGGTCCTGCATGGATGCTGGAAGTGTTGTGTGAAAACATTATTCCCTCATATTGATCTGGAGTTCCCAGTCTGTTTTTTACATTATCTATTAAATCAAGCACATCAGATGGTTTTGCAAGTTCCAGAGTTCGTTCAAAAAATTCTAGAGGAAGTGATACCATGGCATCAATGTTGTGAGATTCATCATCAATTTCTTCAGGATCAATTCTTGAAGATAAAACCAGGGGAGCATCCATACTTCCTCCCCTAGTGCTGGGCAGATATGATTTGGAAAAATTCAAGAGTGCGTCTAAAAGAAGCATCACCGAGTCTTCATCACTGTCACAGTTTCTTCTCTTTGCAGAGTGAAAATACGGATGAGCATAACATGCAGCTGCCTTGGTAAAACCTACTATTCTACCCAATACACCTGCAGACGTGTGAGGAGCTAAACCTGCTACTAAGTGTCCTACTAAATCTTCTTTCACTTTAATGTTATAAAAACGATCCATCCCATAAAAATTCGCCAATAAGTCATCAATAAAACCTGCGACCCCTATTAAATACTGGGCGCAGTGTTCTGAAATTACCACATCCTGAACCTTTAACTCCACAATCTGATTTTCTTCTTTTAATTCCCCACCATAACAATCATGGTCATAGCCCATATCCAAAAGTTTCTCCACACTAACTCCAACCTCTTTAGGAGTGAAATGAGTTAATGGAAGGTCCGTAGAGTCATGCCTAATCGTAGCATCTTTAAAGGTGAATACTCCATTTTTAGCCCGTAAAATTCCTTTTTCTAAAGGTTCAGGAAATTTATCTTGTGATATCATACCCACAACCCCTTTAATCTCATCTATTTTCCGGACACCCACATTTTCAGAGGCTTTTTTTAATAGACCAGAAATATTAATCTTTTTCTTTCCAGGTTCAGCAATTACTGTAGGCGCACCACAATGAGGACATAATGATTGGAATGAACTAATTTGACACTCAGTACATTTTGAACGTGCTAATTCCACCATTATACTTCCCTTTTTTGCTGCCTCCATAATATTTCTCCTGCTGCCACCATAGTTACCTATGGGAAACAACGCATGAGGTGCTGGTTTCATTTTCCGCTCTTTAGTTTTTTCAGGTCTTCCCACCCTAGTTCCAATATATGTGGGGGCCTTCGCCATGATTTTAACTGGTGATACCTGATTTATGGCTTGCAGAGTGTTTTCCATAGATTCATCCAAAGGGCCTTGAAGAGTTTTTATTAAAGTGTGCGCTTCATCATGCCCTAAAACCACCTTTGAATTTTTTACACTGTGTGGAACTCCAATGACTTCCAATATTCGTTTTTCAGGGCTTAAATCCAGTTTTAATTCATGCTTATCAACATATTCACTACTTAAAATCCAATTTCTAAGGAGATTAAGATCATTGATAGAGACATCATGATAAAAATAAGTGTAATCTGGATGTAATGGCACATCATATTCTTCTGATATTTGGAAAGCATTTTTAGCAGAAATATCCCTTATTTCAAGTGTTTTAATATCAAGAGGATCCTTTTCCAGATCATATTTTGATGATTCAATTGTTTTTATCCACCACTCATAGCACCATGCAGAAGGCAATAATACATGATTATTTCTAAGGAATTCACCGAATGCTACCAGCATATCTCCTAAAAACAAAATTTCATCTACTTGAGGGCGTAATTTGCGAGCCTGTTCAATGGTTGAAATTTTTACGACATCACCATTTCTTAATTTAACTATAGGCCCATCCACCGTGTCGACTGGGACTACACAGTTACCTTTTCCAGGTCTTTCAATTTTCATTTGAGTTCCTACAGCCAGAAACTCCAAAAGTTCCATGGTGGCTGGAGAGACTCCCATTGCTGCCAGTCCCGTATTTCTTGACCGCCCATATCTCAAACGAAAAGCACCTTTCTCAGAGGGATAAGCTAAAACCGGTCTCCCCCCAATGATATCCTGAATAAATTTATCATCTGCTTTAATTACTACCTTTTCATCTTTGTTATCAGTTTTAGGAGCTTTTGAAAATGTGTCTAACCATTCCCATCCCTCAATATCCATTTGTTTGGCATATTTTAGTACCTTTGGTGATTTTTGAATAATACCCTCCACCATAGCCAGAAGCGCTCCACCACGAATATTGTTAGTTTCAACTCTCTCTAAATCTCTGTGTGAAACTTCGATTTGGTCAGTTGGTTCGCCGGTTACTTCTACAGGAATGCTACTGGCTGCTAATCTCACTTCATCAGGTTTTGGTGAGTACTGTAAATTGGTTACTTCTGACTCATATAATTCAACCTCTTCCACGTATCGTTCTATTTCTCGCTCAACTGGTTGATAAGGTGCTAAATCAATAGCCCAGCGTATATAATCTCCTAAAAGAACGGCTAATGCTGCTGCAGTACCTCCAGCACTACGTATGGGTCCTGCAAAATAAACTGCCAGATAATTAGTTCTATCGAAATTCTGCTTTATTTTTACTTTAGCAATCCCTTCCAAAGGAGCTGCTACTACCCCTTCAGTTAATATTGCTAGAGCAGTTCTCAGTGCCTGGTCAGCTAAACCTTCTCTCTGGACTAATTCATCTTCTTTAGTATTCTCCAACGGTGCAGATGCAATTTCTGCTGCAATTTTAAATGCAGCTTCTTCCCGATTACTTTCACTTTCCAATATTTTTATGCGTTCTGCTACACCAACAGGACCAACTAGCCCCTCCACCCTTTCAGCTAAATCCTTAGCTAAAGGTATTTCTGTCTCAACATGCACATCTAAACCCTTAGACCTGGCTTCTTCGGCAATTTTGTAGAGTTTTTTAGTTTCTGCTTCTAATTTTTCGAAATAATCCATCTATAATCCCTTTAAATATTATTTGAAAGATTTATTAGTCTGAGTATACTTTAAAATCAAAATATGAATTTATAATAGAATTTAATTCTTTAGATTATATTACATTTAATAGATATTTAATTGTTGGTTTTTGATTTTTTTGAAAATAAAATAGGAACGACGTTGACTAAAAACGTATATTTCAAGCGCATATCTTTTTAATATACACAATATCCCCCATAAGCCACATTAATATCTTATTCAAAAATGCATAGTAATAGGGGAGATTGAGTTGAGAAATGAAAATTTTAAATTATTTTTTTATATTTTCTTTAGCTGCCTCATCCGGGCATTGCAAATATGGATTCAATTCATAATACAGCGAAAAATGTAGGTGGTGGAACAACAGTTTTGTGGAACTGAACATTAGTGAATCATTTGTAGTAGACAATGCCACAAAACATAGGGAAAATGTGCATCGAGAAAGTCAAGATTAATTCAGAACCCCCTGTAAGATTACATTTGAAATATGTTAAAAATAAATCCATATTGATTTTAAAGGCCTTTTAAAAGTTTATAATTAATTTGAGGCATTAATAATCAAAAGATGATGTTAAGGAGAATAATACTCCATATCCTATTATGCCGTATAATTATTGATTAAATTTATAACATCAATATCCTTATATTAATGAACAATATATTATTAAGTACTTAATCTAAAGTAATTATCTGTTTAAAATCAATGATTACTATTTTTAAATTTACCAGGTGATGATTTATGGCAAAAAAAGATAAAAAAAGCCTTCCTCCAAGCGGTGCAGGGCTAGTAAGATACTTTGATGATGAAACCAGAGGACCTAAACTTACTCCAGAGCAAGTCGTCGTTATGACTGTAATTCTAGCAATATTCTGTTTGGTTCTTCGTTTTTCAAGCTAATTAATTTATTTTACAATCCAATATTATTTTTAAAACATAATTTCCGACTATAATAATTAAAAAGTGATTTTTATGGCTATTCACCCTATTGAGTTTAGATATGGTACTCCCGAAATGAAAAATATTTGGGAATCTGAAAACAAGCTGCAAAAGATGCTTGATGTTGAATCTGCTTTAGCCCAGGCCGAAGCAGAAATGGGAATGATTCCTACTGAAGCAGCTCAAGAAATTAAAGAAAAAGCAAGTACTGAGTTTGTTACACTGGAAAGAGTAAATGAAATTGAAAAAGCAACTAACCACGACATAGCTTCACTGGTAAAGGCATTAGCAGAACAGTGCCAGGGAAATGCAGGAGAATACGTACACTTCGGAGCAACCTCCAATGATATCGTGGATTCCTCACAGTCTTTATTATTTAAAGAATCTATGGCAGTTTTAAGGGAAAAAATGGTGCGTTTTACCCAGCTTCTTCTAAAATTAGCAGACGAAAACAAAGAAAACGTTTGTATTGGTCGAACACATGGCCAACACGCCCTACCTACAACCTATGGTATGAAAATGGCACTATGGGCCGATGAAATGCGTAGGCAAATTGAAAGACTTGATGCTTCTCAGAAAAGATTATGCGTAGGCATGATGACGGGGGCAGTAGGTACCACTGCTGCTTTAGGAGAAGAAGGACTAAAAATTCATGAAAAAGTTTCAGAGATTTTGGGATTAGAATCAGTACTTATATCCAATCAGGTTGTTCAAAGGGACAATCATGCTGAATTCATGATGGTCATGGCCAATGTAGCCACCACCTTGGACAAAATTGCACTGGAAATTCGAAACCTTCAACGAACAGAAATTATGGAATTAGGGGAAAAATTTGACCCCGAAAAACAAGTGGGAAGCAGCACCATGCCTCATAAAATGAACCCCATCACTGCAGAAAGAATCTGTGGTGTTTCTCGAGTAGTTCGTTCCTATGTTGTAGCAGCCATGGAAAACAATCCACTCTGGCATGAACGAGATCTCACTAATTCATCTTGTGAACGTATCATTTTCCCAGAAGCATGCATATTAACAGATTATATTCTGAATCTAAGCTTAAAATTAATGGGAAATCTAGTTTTTTATCCTGAAAATATTGAAACAAACTTGAACCTCACCAATGGTCTCATTATGGCTGAGAGACTTATGGCGGAATTAACTCGAAAAGGAATGGGTCGCCAAACTGCTTACGGAGTAGTTAGAGAGTGTGCTATAAAGGCAAACAAAGAAAATATTCTTCTTTCTGAAGTTATACTCTCCAAGAACGAAGTAAAAGATTATTTATCTGCAGAAGAAGTTAAAGAAATCATGAACCCTAAAACATATATTGGTTCTGCAGTTATGACTGTGGATAAAGTATTAGATGATTCTAAAGAATGGTTTTAAGTTTTAATATCAATTATTTTTTTTAATTTTTTTCCTATATTTTAAAATAAATCCTGGAAGTTATGTG includes:
- the lysS gene encoding lysine--tRNA ligase is translated as MKHWIERIAYELKEWDVAEHVVASGTSISGSIHIGNSCDVFIANSVGKALKREGAKSKTIWIADDHDPLRKVPYPLPESYEKYLGIPYSQIPCPEDCCDSFVEHFQKPFLETLDDFGIELETYSGAQMYKDGLYDDYIRISLEKAPEIREIFNKYREHPLADDWLPYNPICQECGRVNTTFAYDYDGDTVSYRCQCGFDGTMDITSGNGKLTWRVEWAARWKIFGITCEPFGKDHAASGGSYDVSSVISQKIFDYKAPYPVPYEWITLKGDAMSKSQGVFFTPGQWLEIGPAESLNYFLFRSKPMKHKDFNPEMPFLDFIEQFDRVEQIFFGKEEAASEKEEKKLKKIYQMSQINEETDIPFRPSYRFLTVAYQIAGDNLDKIFEILKRNSQLPDKMGAMSFAELSDNQKDQLEKRVTQVKNWLETYAPGFVKFQVQEKLPAVDLSPAQVGFLKDMADLIEAKDINPEQLHDEMYNILRNHDLKPQKAFQALYRVLIGKKMGPRAASFILSLDKDFVIKRLRREE
- a CDS encoding UGSC family (seleno)protein, encoding MKVNIVEREVMDPLAEPEGMKLILNNIPSQIRAISLFDNTKPGADVILETIASKLNNLKIINSEKPAGAPASKYQLKKATEGDVSILALGDCGSCTTWVILDAIRLEKKGIPTISICSDKFSSFARNLAQAHGAKDLRIIEISHPLSGKKAEEVEEKTFKIIPELKKILFNS
- a CDS encoding succinylglutamate desuccinylase/aspartoacylase domain-containing protein, which encodes MKFNKLLFLIIVFLTLIISLNSINVHAQTCDISNKILDPHVRGDVYLNPLIQTYLTKNSLNEQRNIKYISGSRVYCLGNGKGKKILICGGIHGDEVQGSLSVLEFLYYIQRKEPTGTLYIIPFAIPVDTEKNTRTYNDSGLVYDPNRKANINGTPVNKILKFAVSHKVKYIIDVHSGTGVSKNGMVYYQTNFEKNWAAFIKQKTKSTLKTNPQKGTLRSEARAKKINAIVLEVEKKSQGVDLPVQKELDMIKRAYTYLMMIK
- a CDS encoding nucleoside deaminase, whose translation is MNDTQFMKEAIKEAKKSLKEGGVPIGAILVVNDKIVGRGYNHLLQNNSVILHGEMDALENAGRLKGINYQKSTLYTTLSPCPMCSGAVLLYKIPRVVIGENTTLMGAEVLLESNGVEVINLGLEECRQLLEDYIKNNPEIWNAELERVGGLTDLKK
- the nrdD gene encoding anaerobic ribonucleoside-triphosphate reductase, producing MKDARIIAAMPTKAETCVLKNNGMHEKFSHDKLVKSLLMVGAPLWASEKIASQVATAAYNGITTAEIKILVYDSLKGIKESAADKYLATNKLRVRTTKDKIETFDQTKIEKTLIVETGASEELAYEIATDVWKELKKLNVDYLTAPMIREIVNTKLVEHGLETLRRKYTRLGIPVYNITNLIENGSRDNANMIHNPETVHKYVADEALKQYALLKILPNELADAHMSGDIHIHDLEFFAGRPLNCLQHDLRLFIRHGLKVDGTGDHTSVAGPPKHMETLMNHAGEIMLAAQQNMSGGQAMSLWNVFVAPFARGMSYEKVKQAVQMLVFNLNMAYAARGSQVPFTSLNLEFNVPKFLQEEEAYGPKGQLVGTYGDFEEETRMLQRAFTETLLEGDSDGKPHLFPNTIYNIRKETLKSEMEEDLMRVHELSAKYGTAYFVNMLASYRGDMANYMGCRTALQDNWTGDWEKDCLRTGNLAYVTLNLPRIAYQSRDDSEIYEYLDSYMDMAVNVLLLRREQAINCLNEYNLLPFLHQKFGEDMYYRIENSTVSFGFVGLNEMLKAYTGRGIEDADSHKLGVKILEHMNDRAEKLKNETGLRWSVLQTPAESTAYRFATLDMDKFKDQAVVQGDKGAHYYTNSSHVPVNSNVLLPEKIKLEEKFHELTPGGHIFHAFMGESYSSADSLMSLTDKMVRKSDIGFWAYSSALSFCINCKTLMKGLNNQCPTCGETKDVEWYDRITGYVQQVGRAKSASGGWNPGKMQELRDRKRFQK